The nucleotide sequence ATCAAAGGGTTAAAATAATGttaccattaaaatattttttccctggCTAACTCTACTTTTATTGTTGTACCACATGCcatcttttatgattttatagGTGTTACTATTGAACCACTTTAAGATTAGTTGTTTTTAAGAAGTAATTATTTCACACAATTGAGAATATAGCTGAAGATCCATATGGTGATAGTAGATACCTTTAggacagaattttaattttattttttcctgtaatgCCTTCTAAAGAACTAAAGTTGGCTTGTgctcattttattaatttctgtgaATAACCCtctgaaagaatgaataaggGCTTATAGGTAATCTTTATTTTATGTAGGAGGAAATCTAGATCTGAAACAACCATTTGCTTCTTTCTGTTCGTGAATTTTCAGGTTGTGTCGTGTCAGACTTCtgtcattttctgaaatatttagaaatattctaGTTCTTAATTGGAGAAGAAATAAATCCAATGAAGGATATCAGATACTCATGGAATGGGAGATAGAATATTAACTGATAACAGTTTTAACATAGGGATAGTATCTGTTCAGATGTTGAATGTGAAGCTAATATTTTTAAGACCATTTAAAACTGTATCATGAAATAGGTTTAAGTTCCATGTTAATCATTTGAAGTTGTCTATAAAAATGAGTTTTAGACTCATTTGTTAAGAATTTGATGATCAGATTGAGGTggtaagatttgtttttaatgtttcctgGTCTTGGAGTGGAGGTGCTTTCTGCATTGGTGGGCATTTAGAGTTTATTATTTAGAGATTTTAAGTGGGCAAATTGGATTTTgacattggttttgttttttgttttttgtttttcttaaaggagctattttcaaaattgtgttaACCTCTAGTACAATTTACCATGAAAAGGCAATTTTATAATTACGGGAAGAAACATGGAATTAGAAAGCTAATCTTTTacaaaattttagtaatttaGTAAATGTCTCAATGTTGTGCTAACTATACTAATAGGCAGCAGATCCCATGTAAACGAGCCTTTAAAAATGGCTTATACAGTTGATGTTTAACATGGACCAGAGATAGTAGAGGAACGGTTTTCAAAAGTGCTTTCTCAGCAGTGTTATCATATCTGATTGCTCTCAATTTCTTTGttctaataaaaacatttttagaaattggTTTAATTTGCAATTTGACCAAAAGTCCAACTATGGAGCTTCATTTTAAGTTGAAACTCGGAGTATCTCAAAAATACTAAGGTTTTTGTCATGGAATTACTTGTCATTGGGATTTGTTTGTCTTGCCCCTTTTCTAAGTTTTTCTGACATccattttctgttttgtcttgAGGTTATCATCTTTTACCTTTACTTCTCAACTTTTCCTTTTGTATATCCACTGTTTTCATATAAGCTACCAAAAATGTAATTGAGCTCTGTAATCTAACAACcatatttccttaaaatatggCCATTTTTTAGATTATACATATAATAATACGATTATAATTTCTCTGAGGGAGAAGTTTAGTTCTTTCACCAAAAGACTGACTTTTCAGTAGTAGAAAGCTTTGGCTATAGCATGAAAGTCAAAGCTGCAATCAGTAATAACCctgatatttaaacatttttatttttaaaaaccctgtaaaagttttgactttttaaaaaatatacgtGAAAATTTAGGTTCAGGTGAGCCAGAtatgtaaacaaagaaaaaaaattacaaggacCACCAACGTTTACATAGCGTTTCAACCACCATTCTGTGGCATTTATAAGACATTTCAAAGAAACTTTCATCCAGAGAAATCAACTTGTCTTTATTAGTCTTATCTGAAAGCTTAAGTAGTTTACATAGTGAATCTCATCTAGAACTAGTTTCTTTGGTGTCTCAAATTCATCTTTCTTGGTGTGCAAAAACATCTTCTGTAACTCCAGCCACCTCTGATAgcatttctgtgtcttttttaacattattatatCTAAATCTTTCTTGCctgtaactttttaaatacttCCTCAGCCACTGTATTCGTCTAGTATATCCTTGCTTTAATCTAATATTGGTGGAATTGGTCCCATAATAAACTTGTACCTATTGAATATTGTCTGGTTTTTACTGTAATAAAGTTTAACATGTTGAACTACTAGTGCTTAGGTGTATTAAGATCAGACATAAAAAACTTAGCAATGCCTCATAATAGAATTCTGTAGCAAACAACTTCCGATTTACCTCTATATGTAGTTGTGATTATAAAATTGTTTCACCAAGGACATTTGTTATGTACgtcttttaatgaatattttatgagactcatgtaaattatttgcaaattctTATGTGACAGTTTCCGAGGCACAGTGctaatgatttaagaaaaaaaatgaaaataatttcatccaGAAACACATCTTGGGGGATCTTAATTTTTAGAACTTAAATTCTCCAGGTGATTGGGTTATTCTTGTGAGAAGTTTGCAGGAATGTGTGTAACAagatctcattttcatttttacctgTTTTGAGCTCTAGATGTGTTACAACcgtgagcattaaatgagtaCTGGTGTGTGTAACTTGGGAAATTTCCCTTCTTTAAATCATACCTATATTTACTGTACCtaggttttttttccttgggagTGCTCTTATTTCTGTATTGACAGAGTTAGTTCTCCTTACCTTGTAAGATTAGATACCAAGTAAGTACTGCCTGATGTAGGATGGTCAGTAAGAAGGCAGTTAGTTGTATGACTTAAATTTGGGCAGAAATCCTTAAAAACTGTAggaaatgacttatttttcttattcacatCTGTCTTCACCTCATATTGATTTTTGCTGCATAAAGGTCTCAGCTATTATGTTTGGTCTTAGATCTTATACTAGGTACTTGACACCTAAGCTTCATTTACTTGTGATTTTACTTGGTTCTTTCTGATAGTGATAATAGGTCTCATTTTCCAAACCACAGTACAACTGATTCATCTTTGACTTGCTGaccttgattttttgtttttagtcttcTGGAACTTAAGCATCATACTATAGggtgtatttttattcttctacaaGAAGAAACCCATCtatatttttactgaaattttgATGTGCTCAGACATCTAACACttcaatttaaatgtttttaaactcaGCATGAAATTCCCTTTAATAGTTAAACTTTAGCATGAAAGACtagtttttaaatatctatatgcAGGCTCTGCATACATctggaatctgtttaagatatgtAATAAATTCCTTGTAAGTTTGAGATCttaaatggttttttttaatcaacatgatgcataaggtttttttttcttaaaaaaacggCATCTACTTAAAGGGATTTATGACtaaaattgcttatttttctacAGAGTTGTCTGCTGGTTCTCAGCTTGAAGAAGATTCTACAGTCCTTATTGATCCTTTTTCTTGGCGTTACCATTTTTTGAAGCAAAGTTAACCTAGCTTTCTAGTTTGAGCTTTCTTTTTGgccgtctttaaaaaaaaatttttttttttaaatctataaaatagacAAGAGATAGTTCTACAATGTCCAAGTCATTCCAGCAGTCATCTCTCGGTAGGGACTCACAGGGTCATGGGCGTGACCTGTCTGCGGCAGGAATAGGCCTTCTTGCTGCTGCTACCCAGTCTTTAAGTATGCCAGCATCTCTTGGAAGGATGAACCAGGGTACTGCACGCCTTGCTAGCTTAATGAATCTTGGAATGAGTTCTTCATTGAATCAACAAGGAGCTCATAGTGCACTGTCTTCTGCTAGTACTTCTTCCCATAATTTGCAGTCTATATTTAACATTGGAAGTAGAGGTCCACTCCCTTTATCTTCTCAACACCGTGGAGATGCAGACCAGGCCAGTAACATTTTGGCCAGCTTTGGTTTGTCTGCTAGAGACTTAGATGAACTGAGTCGTTATCCAGAGGACAAGATTACTCCTGAGAATTTGCCCCAAATCCTTCTGCAGCTTAAAAGGAGGAGAACTGAAGAAGGCCCTACATTGAGTTATGGTAGAGATGGCAGATCTGCTACACGGGAGCCACCATACAGAGTACCTAGGGATGATTGGGAAGAAAAAAGGCACTTTAGAAGAGATAGTTTTGATGATCGTGGTCCTAGTCTCAACCCAGTGCTTGATTATGACCATGGAAGTCGTTCTCAAGAATCTGGTTATTATGACAGAATGGATTATGAAGATGACAGATTAAGAGATGGAGAAAGGTGTAGGGATGATTCTTTTTTTGGTGAGACCTCGCATAACTATCATAAATTTGACAGTGAGTATGAGAGAATGGGACGTGGTCCTGGCCCCTTACAAGAGAGATCTCTCTTTGAGAAAAAGAGGGGCGCTCCTCCAAGTAGCAATATTGAAGACTTCCATGGACTCTTACCGAAGGGTTATCCCCATCTGTGCTCTATATGTGATTTGCCAGTTCATTCTAATAAGGTGAGTTAATGCAACAGATGCTTCTAATTTCTTTTACATTGTAGTGCCTATTCTGTATTTACCTATATCTTTTACTCTAATTCTGTAGTCTGATGACACTGAGTTGATCGAgaattttttacttttgagaACACTTTATTTGGAAGGTAAttgtttttaagcattttaaaccAGGGCTTTACATTAATACAATCTGCCTAGATTACTTCTGGCCACAAAGCTGTCATCCACTGGGATTATCTTGTTGGTTTTTGGCATCAATATGTTCTTCTTAATCATATATTTAAGCAggttttttgtctgctttgttgaattaagtatttttttttttttgcagtcaaTGTGCTCTACCATTCAGGATGCTAGATTTCAGCTCTCCATCTGTCTTGATTGCTGATATGTATGTAGTAAAGATGTATTCTTGaacaattctctttttttccttatctgtggCTACAGGGAAAGTTAATGTAGAGCCCTGGTGTTTGTTTCAGTATGTTTCATATTTTAGATTagttcattcttccttttttaatttccctttaacACAAATTCTCATGCTGTGACtgaaatttttcatcattttttttctccttttccacaaCTTTCTTAAACATACTTCAAAACTCACTTTTTATTATCCCATATTGCATCTATCCCTTTAGAGACTTGGACAAATCAACTAGTATCCTGTTCTGTGTTCCTCATAAACAAATTCTTTTTCCGAGTTAGGCTTAGACTTCTGGTAtagtcatttgaaaaaaaaaaaatctaattctcCTGTGCTTTAATTATCACATCTGGCAAAATGGGAACTTTTTCAAAATGCCCTTAAAATACGTTGTCCCTTCTCTTTCAAGTTTTTCAGTGTTATTCATTCTCACTGTTTTTTTTCCAAGCATACAGTGCAGTTGACATGAAGTCAACAATATAGCACCCCTTTAGTTTGATCTGTAATCTGTGACCATCCATTTTTCCTGATGTACTGTATAGTTATTCTACTTAACTGGAACAAGTTGCTGCCATGAAATTGATTTGATGGTTACTGTTATGGGTTTTTCTTTACAGTAACATCTGGAAGggtcattttcttttcatagctATTCCTTTGATATGCATTTTTTAGGGAGTATTTTTTAGTAGACTAAATCATATCCttagagattttgtttttagtattctGTTAAAGAGTATTACCAATCACTCCCTTTTCTATGTTGGGATATCAGTTTTGTCTTTTACTCTCTAATCCATACCAAAGTAAATTAACAAATGCTAAATTTAggtttatagatttattttcatttaagaaatagaaCCCATTAAAGTCAGCAAGTTTTAATTGGTAGATGTTTTGCTTGTTacctttttctaaatttgttgGATATGTTTAATATATCATGGAATTTATGTTTTTGTTCAATATTAAACTTCAAGTTTTAGGTCTGATGTGAATTGATAAAATGAAAAGTCCATTAAACTTTGGTGACTTCAATTTTTTCTGTGTTACTTCTTGCctgtttataaagaaataatagtaGAAATGGCAGTATGACCAATGTGCTCAGAAAGGATCTCTAAATTCTGAGGAAAATAGATAGTTCCAGTGTCTCAAATGAAAGTGATTTTAAAGGGACTTAAAATCTTTGCTACTGGAGTCATAAAGCTATTGGGACATCATAAAGGAACACAAAAGGAAACCATGAGAGGACTTACATCAgagaaaagtttgtttttttgtatatgattattcttttctcttcaacTTTTACTGCCTTCTAGTTCCTGAAGAAGGCTAATAACTTAAGTGGATCCAAATTAACAAAAGagcagtttttaaatatttcatgaaacaTTGGATTCAGGAGTAAGATACCCTGCCCCTAGTAAAAGAGATAATTTTAGTctgtacaaatgcttaggttctAGCTACTTTTGGTATTGCATCAAAATACTGAGTACATTTAAGAACTATCTTAGAGgccttttatttgtttggtttacaaaatttatgatatttttaaattggaccAGCTTTAAGAAGtttaaatacatgattttttaaaaatttctagttgCCTTAACATGTTTTCTATGTATGtgcattattgaaaaaaaaaataattaaaatttcactttgGCAGTGGACTCTTCTCATTTTATAACTGATACAGAAAAGCCTTTATAGAAAATTCCTGTGGTGGAAGtagataatgaaaaatttttaaacatttaatcctGCTCTCTGGTATTGCTGCATAACTTGGAAAATCTGTTCTTTTCACTTAGTGGTAATGTTAGTCTACATGATCAAAAGTTCTTCTTACTATGAGATAAACCTAGGTGGAAAACATCTAATTTGTCATCATGGagtatcattttttatatttttaggtgaCTTTAAGTGATGgtgtttctctatttctttctagGTAATTTTAGACCATCAAGTTGCTTTTCTACACAATCTCAAACTTTCCTCAGGTTCCTTTCACTTAAAATTTCCCAGTGCAGCCCTTTGGCTGTCTTGTCACTtgagtttataatttttcttttagtgttaCTCTAAAATCccataaattattctttattctgcCATTCTGGAGGTGCTTCCcaaattattctttgtttatataaattaagGTAGCTCAGATACATCAAGGTGAATGTAGTTTTCTTACAGCAACTTCTGAATTCAAAAAGTGAATCCTTACTCTTTATTAATCTGATATGAGAGTTATTTCAGCTTAGAATCCAAGGATATAGGCGTTAAAAACCCTTTGGCTTAGTCCTTACCATAAACCAAACAGTAAGCGATCAGGTATGGTAGTACAGATTAGTAATGAGTGGGTTTGGGAGGTAAATGACTGATTTTTCTCATCTTAGCCTTCCTTTAACACTTTAAAAGACGAGCCACACTTTTACCATAAGCTTGAATCTTTAAAGAATATGGGGGATTGGATATAATTTCTGTTCAGCTGTGTATCCTTTGACTCTCCTATGAATTAGAAGCATGCCTAATGGGAtgacatttatttcctttcccagaACACTACTACTtaaggatatttttaataaattctgaaGGTTTTTTAGTtgagaaaattctaaattaatgtataatttatttaatctttctgaatttTGTGGACTTTACCTATGGCTGTTATTGCTTATAGCCATTTTAGAAGTGGTCTCCAACAAGTCTACggttgctgtgttgcccaggcttttTGGCTGGTCttgacttctgggctcaagcgattctcccactttggcttcccacagcactgggattacaggtgtgagccactgtgcccagcctgttagccattattttaaaaagacaatctaGCTTTGAAAAACATGGGAATAGTATTTGATAGTTCCCTACATTCTAAGGAAGTACCATTCTATTTAGATGTGTTCCATCTTGGTTCTTTCACAGGATTTTAGTTAATTCTTTCAGGGCATAGGAATGTATGTGAACTCTTGTAGTATAAATCAGTTTTTCCAAAATCAGGATCCCATTTATAAAATACCAAGCTTTTCAAAAAGGAATATCTTGTGCCTTATTTTAATCCAGCTCTAAGTGAGACACCCCCCACCCTTTAAAAACACATTGCCTAGCCATGTTTTATATCCGAATGTAATGATATTAGGTAGTATTGGTTTTTACAGAAATTGCCTCAATTTGTGAAGCATCAATAATAGTTGTAAAGCAGGAATTCCAAAACAGTGCAATACATGTAGCAGTTTGGGGGGAGGATGTTTGGCTTTGTTTGAGCATTTCCCATGTGCCTGGCAAGAGTCTGATAATCAGACTCCTTAACTCATTTGCTTTTCACAATATCCCTATGAGAATATTTTCCCAGTGAATTTAAATAATGTGATCCAAGGATTCACATTTAATATGCATTTTGGGTGTGTAACCTAGGCAACCTAGCAGCAGAGCCTTTCCCCAACTCCTCTTTCTTATATTGCCTAAACAGTTAACTCATTTATATTTGGGTTTCTTTTCCTACAGACAGGAAAATTtgtttgaataaaataaagttaattccttcaaattcaaaataaaccACAAAGGCACAAATACTGGCAAAATATAATGTTTTCCTCTCTGAAATTTGGAAACAGGCATTCCTTAAACTTACTTCTTTATTTTGGGGAAATACAGTGGGagcttaatattttgataaatggaGATCATTTTCTAGATAAGCCATTCCTGTTAAATTGTTAGCTTTCTATGGCCGTGCTAATCATAGTGCATTTTTCACTACATATTTAGTAAGTAGCACACTTGAAACATGCCTCACAGGCTGGATTAAAGATTCTATTTTTAACTGATTATTCacatttataacatatatttccTAGAAGAATAGATATAAACATGGATATTTTATCATTTAGAGTGCTATAAAATACCAGTTCTATTAATATACAGTGGTCCATAGTATGGTCTGTAGTAAAAATTAATATGCCTTGCTGATCTCAAGGTCAGTTACTACTCTTGATCTTTATTAACTCTTTATCTTTTCCTTGTCAAGTCTCTAAGTGTGTTGACCaagatatccagtttttccaagaATGTGCATAGCGTATTTGAGGGCAGGATCAACCTTCAAGGATTCagaaaaatagctttaaattAAATCAGTGTGATTTAATGAATGGGCAGGTGTTTGTATAGCCTGTGGTACTGCATAGACATTAACATCCTAGAGTTTGAATGGttcagatgaaaatattttagctttatttttgttaattctaCTAATTTACTTTGCTGCAGGAGTGGAGTCAACATATCAATGGAGCAAGTCACAGTCGTCGATGCCAGCTTCTTCTTGAAATGTAGGAGTTTGAAATACCTTTAAAGCATCCTTATCGTGAATCAGAAACAGCCATTATTGGTCTTTGGGAGTTCGTCATTTACTTGTAATATCCACAATGTTATTATCACATAGTTGATACTGTATAGGGAAtactaattagaaataaaatgtttagatcTGGAAACCTTATATTGAATATTAGATGCAATGATAGCAATactttgttatttaatattatttctagGATAAATACACATTGGTCTTTTTTAATACAAATTGAGATAATTTGTAATAGGCTTAGCGAAAGATAACATTTGATATGTAGAATGGATTcataatagcattttaaataatatgctctaaaaatatagaagatagagaaaagagagggaggggtCATTAAAAGATTCTAATTAGTTGTCAAGCAAATCCTTAATAAcgtattttttgcttttgagatGCTTTTGGTTCTGAGTTTAAGCTGCTACCATGAAATGGAATTCCTAAAGAAACTCCCTGCACAAGCAGCACACAGTCCCATTGTTCACTGGAATTGCAGTTTTCACGTATACCTAACTCTGTTAGGGCTATCCTTTCTTTCTAATGTCTGTTCTTGGTATGTAATATTGAAGAAGGAAAATCTGTGGTCTGTTCTTGTTTCTATGTCATCCACATTTCTAATTTCTTGTGCAACACTTTTCCTCCTTAAGATTTAACAAATATAGgacaaattaaatttcaacatatattACCTACATTTGCAAGCAATACGAAAGTTTCTTCTCATTAATTtggattattttgaatttctgaaatttttcttttgaagtatttaTAGGACATGCTTTAAAACTAATATTTCTGACATGTAGACTCTCAGATAACTTTACTAATAAATGATCTCTATTTTAGAGGCCAAACGAGGCTACTTTGTGAAaaggacagttttattttaaagttaattttctgGTCTTTTTAAAGCTACCCAGAATGGAATCCTGACAATGATACAGGACACACAatgtaagttaaaattttttaagctaCTGTTTGTAAAGGAGATCAATGTACGGAATGTAATTGATTGTACACAATGtaagttaaaacattttttaaagctactGTTTGGAAAGGAGTTCAATGTGCAGATTTAGGTTTAACTTTgaacatttcataaataaaaatatttttttaatttctttactgaaaatgaagtttgataaaattcactGTAGTTGACAaaatttttagcaaatatttttgtagtaatttttattcttatgttgTCAATATAGATTTTTGTCTAGTTACTTGACACATAGATGCCCTGAAATATTGAAGTCCTCATAGTCATACAAGAGGTGCTTTAACAATAAAATCTTAATTATTTCTGTTGGACTTTTTatcatgctttatattttatgtcttcatATTACTAGGGGTGATCCCTTCATGTTGCAGCAATCTACAAACCCAGCCCCAGGAATCCTGGGACCTCCACCTCCCTCATTTCATCTTGGGGGACCAGCAGTTGGACCAAGGGGAAATCTCGGTGATTATACAAAATTCATGTCACTGTTCCCTGATAGCTTtaaccataaaaattaaatgcaatgttTATAGGCAAAAGAAGGCTCATTCAAATGTTACTGAAAAATAACATTGCATGAAAAGATACGGTAATAACCTTTTCATTTGTGTTTGAAAGATGTCcattttttcagttaaaatagCTTCTTTATAgtgagtatatttattttaaaagactgaaaaaaaatatttttcttcccataaaGGTGCTGGCAATGGGAACCTGCAAGGACCTAGACACATGCAGAAAGGCAGAGTGGTCAGTAATACAGCTCTTGCTTTTACCATATTTACAGTTTTGGGGAATGTGATTTAAGTCCTTACTGATTAAAATCTATATCGTGGTCTTTACTGTAGGAACACTGCTATAGTTTGAAAACAATTGGGTTTTTGTATGACTCTgataatagttaaaaattttatttttatatgcccGTGGTCTAGAGATCTCACCTTGATTCAGCATCTTAGAAACTTTGCTGTCCAGTTATGTACACAGTATTCAATTTAAAAACCAGTGTAGAGATTATCTTCTGAAACTTTGAAATAGTATAACCATTTGGTTATAATCAGAATTTACCCAGTGAAATTTGACTTGTTACGTGTAGTTATGAGTTAATATTTGAACTACTTACTCTCTTCTGGTTAATTGTAGACTATAAAAGTTCTAATCCATAACCTGTTTCATATTGCTTTAAAGAGACTTCTAATGACTTGATTTCTTCCTATCTGATAGGAAACTAGCCGAGTTGTTCACATCATGGATTTTCAACGAGGGAAAAACTTGAGATACCAACTGTTACAGCTTGTGGAACCATTTGGAGTCATTTCAAATCATttgattctaaataaaattaatgaggTATAAGTTGAAAGAaggatattatttattcattttactaatatatatttttactaggGGATTAAATGATTTTGTATTAGAAAAGGAATTAATGGGATCTTAATCAATTTGAAGTGTGATAGAGGAAAAAGCCCATAGTTTATATATGTCAATAATATTTGAGTACTGATGATGGattattatctttataaattgTGATCCTGAAGTAGTAATTGTCTTTATTATCATACTACTATAAGAGCTGTAAAAGGAAATTTCTTTGAAAAGCCATTTCAGATCTATAACAAAATGGTGCCAAGTCATTATTTCAATCTAATAAGcataataaatgataatataatttAGAACCATGAATATAATCTGAGGAGGCCTATTAATAGCAAATTGGCgacattagtttttatttttcatttcttaaaaatactttcagTTTAATGATTAAATGTATTATCTGGAAAGATTTGGGGCAatgttttttagaaattatttatttattttgagacagtttcactctgttgcccaggctagagtgccgtagcgtcagcctcgctcacagcaacctcaacctcctgggctcaagcaatcctcctgcctcagcctcctgagtagttgtgccactatgcctggctaattttttctatatatatttttagttgtccatataatttctttgtatttttagtagagatagggtctcgctcttgctcaggctggtctcaaactcctaagctgaAACGATCtacccgccccggcctcccagagtgctaggattacaggcgtgagccaccgcacctggcctagaaataattttttgtacGTTTACAGGCTTTTATTGAAATGGCAACCACAGAGGATGCTCAGGCTGCAGTGGATTATTATACAACCACACCAGCATTAGTATTTGGCAAGCCAGTGAGAGTTCATTTATCTCAGAAGTATAAAAGAATAAAGGTAATACCTATTTTTTGTTCATGTTGTATATCAGTTTAGtacatcattttaatattttttaactttggttatttaaaattgttacaaAAAGCTAGACTATTCTTAACTATTGACTATTAATTTTGGTATACCTGcccctttttttgtttattgaagaAACCTGAAGGCAAGCCAGATCAGAAGTTTGATCAAAAGCAAGAGCTTGGGCGTGTCATACATCTCAGCAATTTACCCCATTCTGGCTACTCTGACAGTGCTGTCCTCAAGCTTGCTGAGCCTTAcggaaaaataaagaattatatattGATGAGGATGAAGAGTCAGGTAATTTACATATGGagattttgaaaaagataaatttctcAAAGTGCTTTAAGATTTTTCAGTATATCATTTTAGTTGAGGAAAGCAGGGGGAATAGTTTTCTTTACAGGTAAATTTTCTTAGCCTATACAATGATGAATGGTTTTTTATTGTTAACTGTTTtggggggcttttttttttaagtagatggCTCATAGTAAAAGGATtgaataaatactaaaaagtCGAAAGTAAAGCACTCTTACCTTGGGGGTTGACATGGGTTGCGGAGGGTGGGCCTGGGAGGGGTGGTGGCCATTTTCTTCTAACAGTAACCAAGAAGGGCATAGGCGCTGTGCTTTTATTCCCCATGTGCTGTTTTTCTCGCTGACTTACAGCAGGACAGAAAAGCC is from Eulemur rufifrons isolate Redbay chromosome 10, OSU_ERuf_1, whole genome shotgun sequence and encodes:
- the MATR3 gene encoding matrin-3 isoform X1: MSKSFQQSSLGRDSQGHGRDLSAAGIGLLAAATQSLSMPASLGRMNQGTARLASLMNLGMSSSLNQQGAHSALSSASTSSHNLQSIFNIGSRGPLPLSSQHRGDADQASNILASFGLSARDLDELSRYPEDKITPENLPQILLQLKRRRTEEGPTLSYGRDGRSATREPPYRVPRDDWEEKRHFRRDSFDDRGPSLNPVLDYDHGSRSQESGYYDRMDYEDDRLRDGERCRDDSFFGETSHNYHKFDSEYERMGRGPGPLQERSLFEKKRGAPPSSNIEDFHGLLPKGYPHLCSICDLPVHSNKEWSQHINGASHSRRCQLLLEIYPEWNPDNDTGHTMGDPFMLQQSTNPAPGILGPPPPSFHLGGPAVGPRGNLGAGNGNLQGPRHMQKGRVETSRVVHIMDFQRGKNLRYQLLQLVEPFGVISNHLILNKINEAFIEMATTEDAQAAVDYYTTTPALVFGKPVRVHLSQKYKRIKKPEGKPDQKFDQKQELGRVIHLSNLPHSGYSDSAVLKLAEPYGKIKNYILMRMKSQAFIEMETREDAMAMVDHCLKKALWFQGRCVKVDLSEKYKKLVLRIPNRGIDLLKKDKSRKRSYSPDGKESPSDKKSKTDGSQKTESATEGKELEEKSGEDGEKDTKDDQTEQEPSMLLESEDELLVDEEEAAALLESGSSVGDETDLANLGDVTSEGKKESSDKAVKKDASASAAAKKKLKKRRFPGSMEGFVTLDEVGDEEDSELQKLRKSGMAFKSGDKNDDGLVEIKVDKIEELDQENEAALENGIKNEENTEPGAESAENADDPNKDTSENADGQSDENKEDYTIPDEYRIGPYQPNVPVGIDYVIPKTGFYCKLCSLFYTNEEVAKNTHCSSLPHYQKLKKFLNKLAEERRQKKET
- the MATR3 gene encoding matrin-3 isoform X2 produces the protein MSKSFQQSSLGRDSQGHGRDLSAAGIGLLAAATQSLSMPASLGRMNQGTARLASLMNLGMSSSLNQQGAHSALSSASTSSHNLQSIFNIGSRGPLPLSSQHRGDADQASNILASFGLSARDLDELSRYPEDKITPENLPQILLQLKRRRTEEGPTLSYGRDGRSATREPPYRVPRDDWEEKRHFRRDSFDDRGPSLNPVLDYDHGSRSQESGYYDRMDYEDDRLRDGERCRDDSFFGETSHNYHKFDSEYERMGRGPGPLQERSLFEKKRGAPPSSNIEDFHGLLPKGYPHLCSICDLPVHSNKEWSQHINGASHSRRCQLLLEIYPEWNPDNDTGHTMGDPFMLQQSTNPAPGILGPPPPSFHLGGPAVGPRGNLGAGNGNLQGPRHMQKGRVETSRVVHIMDFQRGKNLRYQLLQLVEPFGVISNHLILNKINEAFIEMATTEDAQAAVDYYTTTPALVFGKPVRVHLSQKYKRIKKPEGKPDQKFDQKQELGRVIHLSNLPHSGYSDSAVLKLAEPYGKIKNYILMRMKSQAFIEMETREDAMAMVDHCLKKALWFQGRCVKVDLSEKYKKLVLRIPNRGIDLLKKDKSRKRSYSPDGKESPSDKKSKTDGSQKTESATEGKELEEKSGEDGEKDTKDDQTEQEPSMLLESEDELLVDEEEAAALLESGSSVGDETDLANLGDVTSEGKKESSDKAVKKDASASAAAKKKLKKVDKIEELDQENEAALENGIKNEENTEPGAESAENADDPNKDTSENADGQSDENKEDYTIPDEYRIGPYQPNVPVGIDYVIPKTGFYCKLCSLFYTNEEVAKNTHCSSLPHYQKLKKFLNKLAEERRQKKET